A region from the Gossypium hirsutum isolate 1008001.06 chromosome A08, Gossypium_hirsutum_v2.1, whole genome shotgun sequence genome encodes:
- the LOC107940236 gene encoding putative gamma-glutamylcyclotransferase At3g02910, whose translation MVSENSSCTSLIFTYGTLKRGFSNHVLLQDLMRTGDAVFKGSYQTVEKYPLVCGPYRVPFLLNLPGSGHRVTGELYAVSSRGLARVDELEGTSRGHYERLPILLIPAGYGNESGNNKENEEDQAVLTRAAAGGITCAAEAYYAHKSFEKEMWMKNGRKGFGIYSEKEAKGYVKRKDRPQDLSFLDHVRIFISSPSG comes from the coding sequence atggtatcCGAAAACAGTAGCTGTACGAGCCTTATATTCACGTACGGAACCTTGAAACGAGGGTTCTCCAATCACGTTCTTCTTCAAGATCTGATGCGAACCGGAGATGCCGTGTTCAAAGGCAGTTACCAAACGGTGGAGAAATACCCTCTCGTTTGCGGGCCTTACCGCGTCCCTTTCCTCCTCAACCTGCCCGGTTCAGGACACCGAGTCACGGGCGAGTTGTACGCCGTGTCGTCACGGGGACTCGCCCGCGTCGATGAGTTGGAAGGCACGAGTCGCGGTCATTACGAGCGGCTGCCGATCCTGCTGATTCCCGCTGGCTACGGGAACGAAAGCGGGAATAACAAAGAAAACGAGGAAGATCAGGCGGTGTTAACCCGCGCGGCCGCGGGGGGAATAACGTGCGCGGCGGAGGCGTATTACGCGCACAAGAGCTTCGAGAAGGAGATGTGGATGAAGAACGGGAGGAAAGGGTTTGGGATTTATTCAGAGAAAGAAGCCAAAGGGTATGTGAAAAGGAAAGATAGGCCTCAAGATCTCAGTTTTCTGGATCATGTTAGGATTTTTATTTCATCTCCTTCCGGTTAA
- the LOC107940262 gene encoding F-box/LRR-repeat protein 14: MDELPENLVWEILGRIRKTGDRNSVSLACKRLYELDNEQRISLRVGCGLDPANEALASLCNRFPNLTRVEVTYSGWMSKLGKQMDDQGLSILSGYCPLLSDLTLSYCTFITDMGLRYLSSCSKLSALKLNFTPRITGCGILSLVVGCRSLTILHLIRCLNVNSVEWLEYLGKLETLKDLSIKNCRAIGEGDLIKLGPSWRKLKRLQFEVDANYRYMKVYDRLAVDRWQRQWIPCENMQELSLVNCIISPGRGLACVLGKCRNLEKIHLDMCVGVRDSDIVSLAQKSSNLRSISLRVPSDFSLPLLMNNPLRLTDESLKAIAQNCLMLETLRISFSDGEFPSFSSFTLNGILSVIQNCPVRELALDHVYSFTDVGMEALCMAQHLETLELMRCQEISDEGLQLVSQFPRLHVLRLSKCLGITNGGFRTLIGSYKLDLLAVEDCPQISERAIFGAARSISFRQDLSWMN; encoded by the coding sequence ATGGATGAGTTACCAGAGAACTTGGTTTGGGAAATTTTAGGCAGGATTAGGAAAACCGGGGACCGAAACTCAGTTTCGTTAGCGTGTAAACGTCTTTATGAACTTGATAACGAACAGAGAATTTCTCTTCGAGTTGGGTGCGGGTTAGATCCTGCGAATGAAGCTTTGGCTTCCCTCTGCAATAGGTTTCCCAACTTAACAAGAGTAGAAGTCACATACTCCGGTTGGATGTCCAAACTCGGCAAACAAATGGATGACCAGGGGCTCTCGATTCTTTCTGGTTACTGCCCGTTACTGAGTGATCTCACTCTAAGTTATTGCACATTTATAACTGATATGGGCCTTCGTTACTTGTCTTCTTGCTCCAAGCTTTCGGCATTGAAGCTGAACTTCACCCCGAGAATTACCGGGTGTGGCATACTATCCCTTGTTGTAGGCTGCAGAAGCCTCACGATTCTCCACCTTATCCGCTGCTTGAATGTTAACAGTGTTGAGTGGTTAGAATATCTTGGCAAGCTTGAAACACTCAAAGATCTGTCTATTAAAAATTGTAGAGCAATCGGGGAAGGTGATTTGATAAAGCTAGGACCGAGTTGGCGAAAGCTAAAACGGTTGCAATTCGAGGTGGATGCTAATTACCGTTATATGAAAGTTTATGATCGGTTGGCTGTAGATCGATGGCAAAGACAGTGGATTCCATGTGAAAATATGCAGGAGCTTAGCTTGGTCAATTGCATCATCAGCCCTGGAAGAGGGCTGGCTTGTGTATTAGGGAAGTGCAGGAACTTGGAGAAAATTCACTTGGACATGTGCGTTGGAGTACGAGACTCTGATATTGTAAGCTTAGCACAAAAATCTAGTAATCTTCGGTCAATATCCCTCCGAGTTCCTTCTGATTTCTCACTGCCTTTACTGATGAACAATCCATTGAGATTAACGGACGAGAGTCTAAAAGCCATTGCTCAAAACTGTTTGATGCTTGAAACACTGAGGATATCTTTCTCTGATGGAGAGTTCCCTTCGTTTTCATCGTTCACGTTAAATGGAATCCTTAGTGTGATCCAAAATTGCCCTGTCCGGGAACTCGCACTGGACCATGTCTATTCCTTTACTGATGTTGGGATGGAAGCTTTATGCATGGCTCAGCATTTAGAAACCCTGGAGCTCATGAGATGCCAAGAAATAAGCGATGAAGGGTTGCAGCTCGTAAGCCAGTTTCCTCGTCTGCATGTTTTGCGGCTGAGCAAATGTTTGGGGATTACAAATGGCGGGTTCAGAACTCTCATCGGTTCATACAAACTCGACTTGTTGGCcgttgaggattgtcctcaaattTCAGAAAGAGCAATCTTTGGTGCGGCTAGATCAATATCATTCCGGCAAGATTTATCGTGGATGAATTGA